A genomic segment from Salvia splendens isolate huo1 chromosome 13, SspV2, whole genome shotgun sequence encodes:
- the LOC121761434 gene encoding pectin acetylesterase 8-like has protein sequence MGKNMMIACFIILLCTLEVICVKYTLLHSAVPKGAVCLDGTPPAYAYSEGCGDGSTNWLVYLEGGAWCGLEEETCQKRSTSYYGSTGYDLVNKEIPFKAILESDCQLNPDFYNWHKVYVHYCDGSLFMSDVNQVDPTNNLTFRGGRIYNVVMEELLGKGMRNAHNAILAGSSAGGLSTILHCDRFRALFPNTTRVKCISDSGFFIRGEGELAKQSESHFAQVIAANGLRPLLPRSCTSKRDPNLCLFAEYLVEDVATPLFILEAAFDSYQIKSNFILTVPGLDRMQWENCSKSLEQCNATEIGIIKDFGPIFKKTLMKLGNSSSRGVFLDSCYLHFHFYSTYNWISTPVLHNKTIQKAIGDWFYDRSTFQEIDNPLYPQNCYRK, from the exons A TGGGTAAAAATATGATGATCGCTTGCTTCATCATACTCTTGTGTACACTTGAA GTCATCTGCGTCAAATACACTTTGCTACACTCGGCTGTTCCAAAAGGAGCag tCTGTCTGGATGGAACTCCACCAGCATATGCCTACAGTGAGGGATGTGGAGATGGATCTACAAACTGGCTCGTTTACTTGGAG GGCGGTGCATGGTGTGGTTTAGAGGAAGAGACATGTCAAAAAAGGTCAACATCCTATTATGGAAGCACTGGCTATGATTTAGTTAATAAAGAGATACCATTCAAAGCAATACTTGAATCAGATTGTCAATTGAATCCCG atttCTACAATTGGCATAAAGTTTATGTTCACTACTGTGATGGCTCGTTGTTTATGTCGGACGTCAACCAAGTTGATCCC ACTAACAACCTCACATTCCGAGGTGGGAGGATCTATAATGTTGTAATGGAGGAGCTGCTTGGCAAAGGAATGAGAAATGCCCACAAT gCTATCTTGGCGGGTTCTTCAGCAGGTGGATTGAGCACAATCCTACATTGTGATAGATTCCGAGCCCTGTTTCCGAATACCACAAGAGTCAAGTGTATATCGGATAGTGGTTTTTTTATTCGAgg GGAAGGTGAATTGGCAAAACAATCAGAAAGCCATTTTGCTCAAGTGATTGCAGCAAAT GGACTTAGACCATTACTGCCTAGATCATGCACATCTAAGAGGGACCCCAATTTG tGTCTCTTCGCTGAGTATTTGGTTGAAGATGTTGCCACTCCACTCTTTATACTTGAAGCAGCTTTTGATTCATACCAG ATTAAATCCAACTTCATATTAACTGTTCCTGGTTTGGATCGAATGCAATGGGAAAATTGTTCAAAAAGCCTGGAACAGTGCAATGCTACAGAAATAGGAATCATAAAGG ATTTTGGACCTATTTTCAAGAAGACATTAATGAAGCTCGGTAACTCTTCGAGCAGAGGGGTATTTTTGGATTCGTGCTatcttcattttcatttctattCAACATATAATTGGATATCCACACCAGTACTTCACAACAAA ACCATACAAAAAGCTATTGGTGATTGGTTCTATGATCGAAGTACATTTCAAGAGATAGATAATCCTTTATATCCACAAAATTGTTATCGTAAATAG